The nucleotide window GACAAGAATTGCGATGTGATCGTGCTCGACACGGCTCACGGCCACTCCAAGGGCGTGATCGAGGTGCTTAAAAAGATCAAAGCGAGCTGGCCCGACGCCGAGGTGATTGCGGGCAACGTCGCCACCAAGGAGGGCACCTTGGCCTTGATCCGCGCCGGGGCCGACGCGATCAAGGTCGGCATGGGTCCGGGCTCGATCTGCACCACGCGGGTCGTGGCCGGCGTGGGCGTGCCGCAGATCTCGGCGGTGGACGAATGCGCGCGCGCGGCACGGCGTCACGATGTGCCGGTGATCGCCGACGGCGGAATCAAATACTCCGGCGACGCGGCCAAGGCTCTGGCCGCCGGCGCCCATACCTGCATGCTCGGCGGAATGCTCGCCGGCACCGAGGAGAGCCCGGGCGAGATCATTCTCTACCAGGGGCGCTCCTACAAGGTCTATCGCGGCATGGGCTCGATCGAGGCGATGAAGCAGGGCAGCGCCGACCGCTATCGTCAGGCCCAGACCTCGGACGAGTCCAAGCTGGTCCCCGAGGGGATCGAGGGGCGTGTGCCCTACAAGGGCTCGATCGGCGCGGTGCTGTTCCAGATGATCGGCGGTATCCGTTCGGGCATGGGCTACACCGGCTGCCGCACGATCGAGGAGATGCACACCAAAGGTCGCTTTATCCGCATCAGCAGCGCATCGCTGCGCGAGTCCCACGTGCACGATGTGATCATCACCAAAGAGGCGCCGAACTACCGGGTCGACTGATCCGAATATCGCACAACGCCCCAGACACAGAGCCCTGCGGGCCGGGGAACAACGGATGTCGGTAAGCGCCAGCACTTCAGCGGCGATCAAAGATAAAATCCTGATCCTCGACTTCGGCAGCCAGTACACTCAGCTGATCGCCAGGCGTGTACGCGAGCTGCGCGTCTATTGCGAGATCCATCCGTACAACATGCCGCTGGAGCGCGTCGAGCGTTTTGACCCGCGCGGGATAATCCTCAGCGGCGGGCCCTCGTCGGTCTACGACAAGGACGCGCCCAAGTGCGACCCGCGGATCCTCGATCTGCCGCTGCCGCTGCTGGGCGTGTGTTATGGCATGCAGCTTTTGACCCTGCACTTCGGCGGCGAGGTGGCCCGCGCCCAGCGCCGTGAGTATGGACGAGCCGAGCTGTTGGTCCGCGACGCGGGCGACCTGTTCCGCGGATTCGTACCCGGCGATCCGATCGTCGCCTGGATGAGCCACGGCGACCGCATCGAGCGGCTGCCCGCGGGTTTCGACGTGATCGCGCATTCGGAGAACTCGCCCTACGCGGCGGTGCGCGACGAGCAGCAGCGCGTGTTCGGCGTACAGTTCCATCCCGAGGTCGTGCATACCCCCCAGGGCAGCGAGATTATCGACAACTTCGTCCACGGCGTGTGCGGCTGCGGCTCGGATTGGACGATGCACAATTTCATCGAGGTCACGGTCGAGGCGCTGCGCAGTCGGCTGAGCCAGGGCCGGGTGGTGCTCGGCCTGTCCGGAGGCGTGGACAGCTCGGTGGTCGCACTGCTGTTGCACCGCGCGATCGGTGATCGGCTGACCCCGATCTTCGTCAACAACGGCGTGCTGCGGCTGCACGAGGCCCAGAAAGTCCAAGCCACGTTCCGCGATCGGCTGGGCGTCAAACTGGTCTACGTCGACGCCGAACAGCGCTTTTTGGACAAGCTCGCCGGAGTGATTGACCCCGAGCAGAAGCGCAAGGTGATCGGCGGCGAGTTCATCGCGGTGTTCGAGGAGTGCGCTGCGAAACTCGACGACGTGCGTTATCTGGCCCAGGGCACGCTATACCCGGACGTGATCGAGTCAGTGAGCTTCAAGGGCCCCTCGGCCACAATCAAGAGCCATCACAACGTCGGCGGGCTACCCGATCTGATGAGCCTCGAGCTGGTCGAGCCGCTACGCGAGCTGTTCAAGGACGAGGTACGCGAACTGGGCATCGAGCTGGGACTGACCCCGGATCTGGTCTGGCGCCACCCGTTCCCCGGACCGGGGCTGGCCGTGCGCATCGTCGGCGAGGTGACCCGCGAGCGCGTACAGACTCTGCAGTTGGCCGATCATATTATCACCGAAGAGATCGAGATCGCAGGCCTGGGCCGCGAGGTCTGGCAGGAATTCGGCGTACTGCTGCCGGTCAAGTCGGTAGGGGTGATGGGCGACGAGCGGACCTACGAATCGGTACTGGCCGTGCGCGCCGTGACCAGCCGCGACGGCATGACCGCGGACTGGGCGCGCCTGCCCCACGAGCTGCTGGGCCTGATATCAAACCGGATTATCAACGAGGTCGAGGGGATCAATCGCGTGGTCTACGACATCTCGTCCAAGCCGCCGAGCACCATCGAGTGGGAGTGATCCGGGGTCGGACCGGCGAACGGTTGCTTAGCTAATAATTCAGCGCGCGAGCGGGGGCGGCCAGCCTTGGATGGTCGTGAGTCTCCATACGCTCTTTTGACGCTTGGCAATGAAGTAGAGGTCGTAGGCCAAGTTTTGCTGATGCCTGATCACGCCGACCTGAACGTTCTCAATGTGGGTCATCGAGACGCCGATCTTGGCAGTGCCGCCGCCCTCTTCGATGCTGACGATCTCGTAGGAGGTCGGTCGGAAACCGGTGTAGAAATCCGAGAAGAACAGCTCCGACTTTTCGTCGATAAACAGATTGGGAAAGTCCTTGCGCGCCCGCGCCACCTGTTCGGCTTCGGCGCTGCCGGTGGCCGCCGCCGCCAGGTCTGGGTCGGACAGCGTAATGGCATAGGCCATGAAGGCCTCGACCGCGCCCGCGGGCGTCTTGGGACCAGCTTCGCCGCAGCCGACAAGCATGCACAACGCCAACGTCGCCAGGACAACTGAAGCAGCTCTCATCGATCAGACCCCCTGAGATAGTCGAATCCGTTGACCTCGATCATATCATCCAATACATCTTCGGCGCGGCTCGCGGTCGGGCCGAGGGGATTGCAGGTCAGCGCCAGCAGCGCCTTATCGCGGCTGCGTTCGCAATGCGCCTCGATCGTCAACCGCTCGTAGGCTTTGGCCGGAGCGATAAGCGCCAGCAAAGCGTCCTGCAACGGCTCGGTCGCCACCGGCACTGCACCACTTGTATTTAGCTTGCAGCTTATCTCTACAACGGCCTGCTCGTCCAGGTTCGGAATCGCTCCGGCATTGGCCACGTTGACGATGTGCTCGCGTCCCAGGTCGTTGGTGATCGTCTCGATCAGATCCACGGCGATTTTGGAGTAGAACGCGCCGCCGCGGTTTTCCAGGGCCGCGGGCTTAGTGTGCTGCGCGGGGTCGCGATAGATTTCGAGCAGCTCCTGTTCGATCAGCATTACCTCTTGGGCGCGGGTCTTGTCCTTGGACTTGAGCTGTTCGAGGATCCGGTCGGTGTAGTAGTAGTAGCGGTTGTAGTACATCGGGAACGCGCCCAGGGAATCGATCAGCCAAGGGTCGTAGGCCATGTCCGGGATGTTCGCCGGGCCCTCGGCCGTGTCGAAGATCGCCCGCAGCTTGTCGGTATGGTCCTCGCCGCGCACCAACACCTTGCGGATCCAACCCAGGTGGTTCAGGCCCACGAAGTCCAGATGAACCTCCGAGGGGTCGGCCTGCAGCACGGCGGCGACCAGCATCAGCGACTCGGTGGGTACGTTGCACAGGCCGATCGAATTGACTTTCCCGTGGTCGAGCAACGCCTGGGTAATTAGGCCTGATGGATTGGTGAAGTTGATCAGCCAGGCCTCGGGGCACAGCCGACGCATGTCCTCGCAGATCGACAGCGCCACGGGCAGGGTGCGCAACGCCTTGGCCATTCCGCCGACGCCGGTGGTCTCCTGGCCAATAAGCTCGTGGCGCAATCCCATCAGGATGTCCTGATGCCGCGCCGCCTGTTTGCCCACGCGGAACTGGCTGAGCACGAAGTCCGCGCCGTCCAATGCCCGCTCACGATCAAGGGTCGTGCTCACGCGTAGCGGTGATTTGTAGTGCTCGACCATTCGTTGACAGAACGGGCCGACGACCTCGAGTCGCTGCGGATCGATGTCCATCAATACGATCTCGCTATCCGCGAACAGCTCGGCACGCTGCAGCATGCCGTCGATGATCTCGGGTGTGTACGTGCTTCCGCCGCCGATAACGGCAATCTTCATCGTCTGTTTTCCTCTTTGTTCTGTCCGGGCGCGCTGTCGGCCGCCATCCCGTTGAATTGTAAATCGGTCTTGAAGTCAAAGGCGCTCATCAGCTCCAGCGTCTGCGTCAGTTTGTCACGGGAGACCAAAACGTGGAAGCCGTTGTTGAACACGCTGAATCCCAGGGCCGAAAGCTGGCGGCCCTCGCTGTGCGCCGCGATCCCCTCGGATTCGAGCAGCGCGACCAGGTGATCGGAGCGCGACATATTGTAAGTGCGATAGACCTCGACCATCGAGCCCCTGACCATCGGGCGCGTCTTGACCGACAAACGCTCTCCCACTCCGCTGACAATAAAAAGCG belongs to Candidatus Alcyoniella australis and includes:
- the guaB gene encoding IMP dehydrogenase, coding for MLQPELKIGLTFDDVLLVPAKSNVLPNQVELRTRLSRNIELQIPLLSAAMDTVTESGTAIAMAQFGGLGVIHRNMPIQDQALEVDRVKKAVSGMILNPITMQPDQQLHEATEIMQRYHISGLPVVSKGKLVGILTNRDLRFVKDLDQKISKVMTKRNLITVPPGTTLEEAKDLLHQNRIEKLPVVDDQFRLKGLITIKDIEKSEQYPNSAKDDHGRYMVGAAVGTGEDTLQRVAALLDKNCDVIVLDTAHGHSKGVIEVLKKIKASWPDAEVIAGNVATKEGTLALIRAGADAIKVGMGPGSICTTRVVAGVGVPQISAVDECARAARRHDVPVIADGGIKYSGDAAKALAAGAHTCMLGGMLAGTEESPGEIILYQGRSYKVYRGMGSIEAMKQGSADRYRQAQTSDESKLVPEGIEGRVPYKGSIGAVLFQMIGGIRSGMGYTGCRTIEEMHTKGRFIRISSASLRESHVHDVIITKEAPNYRVD
- the guaA gene encoding glutamine-hydrolyzing GMP synthase is translated as MSVSASTSAAIKDKILILDFGSQYTQLIARRVRELRVYCEIHPYNMPLERVERFDPRGIILSGGPSSVYDKDAPKCDPRILDLPLPLLGVCYGMQLLTLHFGGEVARAQRREYGRAELLVRDAGDLFRGFVPGDPIVAWMSHGDRIERLPAGFDVIAHSENSPYAAVRDEQQRVFGVQFHPEVVHTPQGSEIIDNFVHGVCGCGSDWTMHNFIEVTVEALRSRLSQGRVVLGLSGGVDSSVVALLLHRAIGDRLTPIFVNNGVLRLHEAQKVQATFRDRLGVKLVYVDAEQRFLDKLAGVIDPEQKRKVIGGEFIAVFEECAAKLDDVRYLAQGTLYPDVIESVSFKGPSATIKSHHNVGGLPDLMSLELVEPLRELFKDEVRELGIELGLTPDLVWRHPFPGPGLAVRIVGEVTRERVQTLQLADHIITEEIEIAGLGREVWQEFGVLLPVKSVGVMGDERTYESVLAVRAVTSRDGMTADWARLPHELLGLISNRIINEVEGINRVVYDISSKPPSTIEWE
- a CDS encoding 6-phospho-beta-glucosidase, producing MKIAVIGGGSTYTPEIIDGMLQRAELFADSEIVLMDIDPQRLEVVGPFCQRMVEHYKSPLRVSTTLDRERALDGADFVLSQFRVGKQAARHQDILMGLRHELIGQETTGVGGMAKALRTLPVALSICEDMRRLCPEAWLINFTNPSGLITQALLDHGKVNSIGLCNVPTESLMLVAAVLQADPSEVHLDFVGLNHLGWIRKVLVRGEDHTDKLRAIFDTAEGPANIPDMAYDPWLIDSLGAFPMYYNRYYYYTDRILEQLKSKDKTRAQEVMLIEQELLEIYRDPAQHTKPAALENRGGAFYSKIAVDLIETITNDLGREHIVNVANAGAIPNLDEQAVVEISCKLNTSGAVPVATEPLQDALLALIAPAKAYERLTIEAHCERSRDKALLALTCNPLGPTASRAEDVLDDMIEVNGFDYLRGSDR